The DNA segment CGTAGACAGCTACATCGGTGTGGCTGCGCTGGCCACGCAATATAAAAGGCATTTCCAGCAATGGACCGTACTTGGGTCGTTCTCTCTCATCTTTGTTTAAACTAACGGGTTGAAATATTaaagagaattaaaaaatatatataatctatatatCTACACAGTACTGCTGTGCTTACCATGTATTCACAAAATCTACAAATTCCTGTGAGAACTCCATGCCATTGTAGGAAGTCTGTAGGCGTGGGGGATCACCTTTCACAacctgaaaattaataaaataaacaataaattttgtattctcCCACCGTTTGATTTATAAAGACCGCCGGAAAACCGAAatggtgtaaaaatttatagGCGCCTAAGTACAAGAACTACAGCAGCATCTCCCACTAagattttaagttttgttttatgcTGTTACAATAGCAAAAACCTCTGCCGCCTTCTTTAGCGATTTAGCTCACCCATCCAAAATCAGACAACTGACATATATCAATATACTCACTTGATACAACTGTTCGAAAACTGAATCCCATTTCGGATAGGGAAACAAACCGGTAGCGACCTCCATCAGCGTTATACCCAACGACCAGACATCACTACGTACATCGTAGCCCTTAGCGCGCTCGGGATCAATGCGTTCAGgctatgaaaaaaaagttatacaatTTCATAACTGCAATCACATTTTTAAACGCTAATACAAACTTACCGCCATATATGGCCTGCAACCGGCATCCTTGGTCTCCGCAATCGAATCCACTAATTTGCCACAAATACCGAAATCACATAGCTTGATATCGCCACGGCGATGCAACAAAATATTGCTGGGTTTAACATCACGATGAATGATCGATAACTCTTCTTTTAAGTAGTTTAACGCTTGCACAGTGGCCACGGTAATTTTAGCTAATATCGACTCTGGTATACGTTGTTGTTTACGTTCGTAAATGTATTTGTAGAATTTATCCAATGAGGTATCCATTAACTCCATGCATATCCAGCAATCACCTTCCTTAAAGAGCGCACCATAAAACTGTACTATGTAGGGGCATTCGTTTGAATTCATCACCACTTCCAAATCCAttaacaattgtttttgttctttttcatcGACAGTGGATCGTATGCGTTTCACAGCCATTACCTTGCCTGCTTTAAATATCATCTTGTTTACAGTGCCAAAAGCACCGCGGCCAATTTCACCAAGATCAGTTAAATCATCCGAAGTAAAGTGATAGCATTCTTCATCGATGAGTAGCTTTCCGCAGGCTTGTTGTTTTATGCGTTCACGGGTGCGTTCTGTAAAAGTGATTAAATATAATTGtagtgcaataaataaataagtagtaAATATAGCTcacatacaaactgagcgatcaaaattaagcttttataaaaaaaaaactatttgacaaaatattttcaagaaatttcgaATGGTTATAGCTCAACAATTCAATattcaaaggaattttttaaatcggaccactatagcatataactgccattaCAAGCtaatcgatcaaaatgaagttcccGGTAtctcttagttaaaaaaatgttgttgttttttatcttagttaaaaaaaaaaatttggatgtacttatatttaccttgattgtttgttgttgcaaccgGCGGTGCTACCGGTGCCACTACTGGTGCTGGTGCTGGTGCTGGTGGCGCACAAAATCGTTGCACCAAATTGTGTGAAGAGGAACTGGAGGCTGACGATGTAGACAAATTGGACGAAGCTGAACCGGATGAAGTTGAAGAAAATGAAGGCGGTTGGCGACCATTAAAACTGCCCAAATTCAATTCACTTGGCGGATTGCGAGGACGGCTACTTCCAgcttaatttatatgtaatataaaacgtatataatttcaatcaaattattaattatgctTGACTAACCTGCAAAAAGATTACTTGGACGTTCggccatttgatttttttctgtttaaagtACTATTAGAATATAGtatacttaattaaaataacGACTCTCACTGCGTCTCCTAAAGGTGGCAATTTATTGATGACAAACTTTATGTGGATATTTTGAGCTTCACAGTTGTTTTTGTCGACCacagaataattatttttaatacttaattAAACCGCTATTAATGCAGCACCTCGTTGCAGTTGCAGGTACAAGAGATCCTTTTCGATTTTTCCACAAAACACCGAAAGAGCGAAGGAACAACAGAGTACAAATACAACGGCAGCAAGGAGAATGACTGTATGTCATACAATTGTCAATTTCGGCCACgaatcaatttcaatttcagtaCTTATTGCTGACTACGGACTATATTGTCTACGGATACAAGTTCTAATATATATCATTGAAGTAACACGCACAACGCGTgtaaaaaactgtaacaaactgctgcacaaaatattaaatttacacttttaacTTCAGTGAAAAGTTTATAAGTTCTTTTGTATGAATCCACTGAAAATGATTGGAAAGAAAATGTCAAAGAATTGTAGCGTTGCATTCGAATATAATGGAATGCATTAACAATTctatattactttttattttgcacTAGGGTGTGTCAATTTCAaggaaaatttctttaaatgatGGTGcataacaataaattatatcAAGATTTgcgaatatttaatttaaaaagttaggAATACATAAAatcaaactaaatttaataataaaaatttaatatttaatatttattctgCAAATCACAATTACAAAATTGataaaacatattaatattacGACTTTCACAAAAAAGCCTCACTGGCCGTTGAtaactttttacagaaaataacTATCAAtctcagtggcgtagctacaacttcgggcgcccggggccaaggatgttctgccgcccccctttatctacctacctacaagtttcatgaggtggttcgaacaaaagtgaatttttacagaatatcttcgatattaagtacataaaatttaggaactagaagccacgcaaattctgaaattccaaaattctcacaatgcggtttttgaggaaattgatagtaaatttacaagacatcttattaaaagccatagaaaaaaaccattttcgccctacatcttgtacacttttgacacaatttgcaggaatttttgcccgaattggagtttttaaataccatttttgaaaatttggagagtgtacaactctttatcttttataataaattttgtaaaaaaatttgttgaagtatttttctgaatattaaaaaacagcgaagatcgttttgccgccccaagATGTTATATAGTACGGATGTgttgacaaaattttttcaactatgACTGTCAAATTATCGGCAAATTGATTGTCACTTGCCTTGTAGGGTTACTTCTATTTACTGTGAATGGTCAGTTGTAAGAACAAATTACTTTTGTTCATTCGCTATATTTTAGTACTGAACGAAAAAATCTTCATTAAAGTAAATTTGACaagaattttgtttacaaacaagtttgttttgtttatttctccAATGGATTGGCCAACAGACAAGCTGTTACGACTCAttgagctttttaaaaaaaatcgctgcCTCTGGGATCCTAAAGATAGAAACTATAAGAAAAGCAACGTTAAAGACAGGGCTTGGAATAACATCAGCGATGAGTTGGGAAGGAGTGCCATTGAAACTAAGAAAAAGATGGAATCGCTCCTTGCTTCATATCGTCGAGagcgtaaaaaatatgaattagcTCTAAGCGGTTCTCATGCGGACAAGGAGTATATTTCAAAGTGGTTCGCGTTTAATGCTATGAGTTTTATGGCTGACAGATCATTTGATAGAAGACCCATACAcgatatagtatgtatgtaaaattaaaatagtggAAATAATGTCTAATggtataaatattacttttgtaGCATCATGATCCTTTGGACGAAATATTACAACAAGATGGTTCTCACAGTCAGGACTCCTATGAGATTAATTCGAAGCGTATAAGACCAAATGAGAAGGAAAGTCCGCGAAGAAGTGTAACATTTGATGTAACGCACCCTGCAATGACTAAAGAAAAAGAGAGTACAAACTCCTACTGTATTAACAGAAACGCTGCCGAATTCAAAAGGCGAGATTCTAGTGATATATTCGGAGAATATATTTCTACAAAGCATCGAAAATATAGTGATCATGTCAAAAACGTAATAGAACATCAAATTGCACAAATTTTGTTTGACGCCGATATGGGCCTCTACAACACCGGCACAACAACGACCGTTACGATATCCGCCCGATCGCCAATTGTAGAAACGGACACAGGAGGCACTTCGGAAatcatttatgaaaaatagTTAGTgcgaataattaattataattatagaattaaaaattaaaataaatgtgtttaaagCATACGCAATATATTCGAATTTTGTATCAGAATTATGTTTTGCAGTTTAGTGTTACACTATCGTACCGTAGATACAGCGGAGACAATTACATTCCTACGTCAGtagggtctaagtaaccggaacggacccagaTTTTATACAGAAAAGGACTGTTAACTCGGCACTTCGAAATTACCTcaggaaaacaaaaacatttttacattaaaaCTGTCTgaaatgacagctaaaaaagCGACAGCTTTGCTCTTACTTATCCCCACAGAATTTACAGTGTGAATGACGTCATAAGCAAGAAGAGGAATTGCAACATAAACAAGAGCCGCAGACTTACATATTTGGAAAATAAgcgtataaaatttcaataatttaaaaatgaaatgttcAGTGATGGGCTGTAGTAGTGATTATATGAAAAATCCATTGAAAAAACCCTTCTATGGCTTTCCAACCGACGCAGCTGTTGCTCATAAATGGGTTTTATTTTGCCAGCAACCGAAAGAATTTAACTATCGGGGTAAGTATATTTGCAGAGACCACTTTAAGGACGACGACTTCCTAAATATTGCACAATTTAAAATGGGTAAATATATGCTTTTAAATCAATGCAAAAACATTATTTGCACGGAAGTTTACATAATATATTAaggttttgcactgcgactGAAAATAAAGCGCGATGCGGTGCCCACTATCCGGCGAATATCGACTGGACCAACAATACGGGAGCTACGTATTCAACGGAGgaaccaaaaacaaattgtcAATGATCTATTACGAAAGTATAACCAGGAACAGAAAGGTATTCTTTAATACCATTAATCAAAGTGGCAACTGTATTTAATGAATATAACTTTGActtaattttagtgaaaataaagTTAGCTGCTAGTGAGTTTGACGAAATATGCAGCTCTCAATCTACCAAGGGCTCAGCGCCAGTCGTAAACAATATAAATGGCAAAAAAGATACCGGTGAGCAAATAGAGTTAATTGCTAATGGATTTGACGAAATAAGCACTCAAGCCACTAAAGACTCAGCGCCAGTTACAAACAAGGAAGACCCCGTAGagcaaatagaaataaatgctAATGGATATGATGAAATAAGTATTCAAGCCACCAAAGACTTAGGGCTAGTTACAGACAATActtctttactttactttaccgTAAGTAATGACAAAGAAGACACAATATCTGAAGACTATATCCACAATGAAGTTCAGTTTGAGGAAGTAATGATGGGGAACAAAAGGGACTATCCTGTTAATGTGTTTGAGGAAGTGGATGAGCTACGGGAACAGATGTTAGTGCATTCATTCTTAGTTAACTATAAACAAgcatatataaatgaatttattttatgtaccGACAGCACACTTTTGCGAAAGGATAATATTTGTCAGCGCCGAATCAATAAGGGACTGTGCAAGAAGCTTGAAAAGTGGAAAAGACTAAATATAGAGAAGGATATTCGTTATGCAAACAGGATTAGTAGAGTGAATGtgcgattaaaaaataaaactcaggAATGTAAAAATCTAGAggaaaagctaaactctatttTCACCAGTGGgcaaattaacaaaatgaaaaacttaaaacttaattatCAATGGGATGAAGAGGATATTGCCAAATCCTTAATCCTATATAGATCAAGTGGCAAAACATATAAGTTGCTTTACGATAATGGTTTCCCTATGCCATCAGTGCGTACTTTACAGAGATGGATGTGGCGTCATAAAATCGACCCGAAAAAAGATGAAAATGACGCTGAAAACATAACTGCAACAGAAAAAGTAATTGATATGGTGGAAAGAGAGAATATAATTGatccattaaatttaattgaaacagaaaacttaattgaaacagaaaatataatagaaacagaaaacttaattgaaacagaacatttaattgaaacagaaaatataatagaaacagaaaatttaattgaaacagAGAACCTAATTGAAACAGAAAACTTAATTGAAACAGAAAACTTTAttgaaacagaaaatataattgaatcaGAGAGCGTAATTGCACCAGAAAACATAATTGATCCAGAAAATGTAATTTTGGAAACTCATATGAACGATATCGATCAAACATTCGCTGAATATGCAATTACGATAGAAAtagtttaaacatatttttttaaatatagtatatatgcacCAGAATGTTTTTAagcttctttgaaaaaaaaaaactatcttaattttacaatttctagctaaaacagtttttgttaattttttcttttgctccGTCTCCTTTGCCcataatggaaattttaaattagttatGTTACGTTCATTTTTAAGGAGGAGGTTTAAGGAggacaactttttaatttatccttaagtatgtatatgaattaattaaattttaagtttatagaGTAAAAGAAGGGCATttactaaatataatataattttttgacaatttgaagacaacaaatataatataaaagttgTTTTGTGTAGTACTTTGCAATAGTTGACAATAAGACCATAATATTTTACACgatatatccaaaaaaaaagtttaatgaaataaatgcatTTCCGGTGGCAATAAGAAATACTTGGAATTTTTTCGCTTATTGCGAATGATACAGTGCAATTGACACAGTCGTCGCGCGCAAAATTTTTCACAACACATGCTTTCTATCTCTTTTTATACAAACAGCTGTCAGCATGCTAAATAAAAGGTACGAAAGAGAAGAACGCCAGCTAACATTTAACAACGGAATTAAGCGGCATTTTGGCCAGCAGTAATCAAAACGCATCCAGATTCCATTATACTTACGAAAATTTAAGTGTGCGGACGATTATTGCACTTGCTTACTTTTAATTGGAATatacacaatatttaaaaatataacataattgGAGAGTTGTTTTAACAGTTGACCGCAAACAGTTTTTACAAAGGTAAGCATTGGATTGTGTTTAGCAGCAGACTTTTGTTGTGTGGTCACCAAGCGTTTTGTGTCATTTGTTTTCACTTGTGATTAATAAGTTGAcatcataatataaaataattgcacGTAGTCATGTAATGTGTGAATTTGTGTATTTTGCTATTACATTGGGAAATATGTGATTCTTGAAATACAGAGCTTAGCACGCGTCAAAAAGAGCTGGAGAGAAGATGGTGAGGTGGGTGAATGAACCTTCCTACGTCGTTTAGTAATCTGCAGCTGGATTTCCCttcattttttgcttttgcatattAACTCTGCGTATTTTTACATACCTACCTACCTATGTACACGCTTTGTGCATTTTCAATGCGATCCAAAACATTGATATTGGCGGGCGAATTTGTTATATAGATTTTACCCGCCTTAACTTACATTATGCTACGTACTGCTTAAAATGGCACATTAATGGAATAACTAAACTAAATAGCGCATGAATATCATTAACTAAAACTtgcgtatatatttatttgtaaattagtatatatgtacatatatgcattttgaATTGTACCTATAAAGTGTttcatttgtttgcaaaaaataGCGGTGTATCGACCTTGCACGAGGCGCATAAAAACACgtttttaatgtatatatatttttataccctgaatagggtatattaaatttgtatctACTTTTATAACATCCAGacgaaaaagagaaaaattatcCGCATGACAAGCTAAATcaatttagctatgtccgtctgtctgtatacatacgaATTCCCTCTGTTTTTGAGCTACCGGTCTTAAATTTTTGCAGGCTTCATTTATTCCCGAAAAAGGTGCTCGTTTGTCGGTATCGATATCAACAAACAAAGTCGAAATCATGTCCTTGTGTGGAAAACATGTTTATCTTTACGGATTGGGTTGTTATGTggaattttttgtgtttgtgaagggtattatagcttcgatggaacagaatttaatttttttcttttaacatcTGTTtctggcaacaacaacaaatattcgtaatatatgcatttaaaaatCGTTTGCAAAAATAATTCCAATGGAACGTATGGAGTTCATTCGCATTTATGAAATGTTGATGAACTCCAAATATGATCTTCAATGAACTTGTTAATTTTCTCTAAAAAGCAGGTTTTCTTAAAAAGGGATAAGGTTCGTTTTATATTTGGTTACCAATTTCTCATTCATGTAAATAATAATGGCAATTTTCTAATGcacacatattaaaattttattaagaataaaaaatgagaagtaatttcttgaaatgaaaatacatgtataaGATAATAATTGTCGGTTGCTGTTGTAACATATTCATAAAGTGTTTTATGACTTAGAATTTTTAAGgattgcattattttttaaaaggtttaaaAGACTTTCGCCTGCAAATAGCgttttattgttaattaatttaaggaAGTTATTCACTTTTTGATAGAAAAACTAGATAAATGCAATCAAATCGCAGTGCTTGtcctcacatacatacatatgtatatcgtaacAGTGCTCTGATAATTTCTGGTAAATGAAATGCACCATAGTCACCAAGGTTTGCTTAAAActtaattcaaatataattagaattatttatttttttattacatacaacCTAATCGAAACATCTCTCGCCCCTCCAAATAATGTCCCGATagaccgttacaacaacaataacttcaACACTCAATTTATCTATGTACACACAACTGTGTTCGAAACAATATCAGCGGcttgtgaaaataaaaacaattatatttttacacttaaaaaattctgttcatttaatgttttatatGTCACAAAATAGCCCAAATATTGTCACTCTGGgcttaaattgatttttaatcaCTTCTTGGAGTCCCGTTATGTTTTTGCGTAGTTGAATTTGATTGAAATGCCAAAATTTTATAGTTCTTTAGTGAATACATcgctctttaaattttaaaacatatttcttttgcaaaaataaaaaattaaagatgagTTAAATCTTAGTGTCACTGCTTCTACAATAAGAAAGTTGATAACAGCTATACTGTATGGCAAGCGCACAAGAAAGGTGGCATTACTTAAACCCCGACATGTGCAGGCCAGAGTTAAATTTGATGAAGAGCAAGCACCCGCATTGACTAGTCGAAGAATGGCGAAACATATTGTGGTCcgacgaaacaaaaattgttttatatggtTCCCGAGGACGCCGACAGTATGTACGGAGGCCAGTAAACGCTTCATTTGATGTTTCAGGAACTGTAAAACACGGAGGGGCCAAAATTAATGTATGGGAGTGCTTCTCATACTATGGTATAGGTCGTTATTTTGGATTAAAGAAAACATGGATGCCAAAttg comes from the Bactrocera neohumeralis isolate Rockhampton chromosome 2, APGP_CSIRO_Bneo_wtdbg2-racon-allhic-juicebox.fasta_v2, whole genome shotgun sequence genome and includes:
- the LOC126751739 gene encoding dual specificity mitogen-activated protein kinase kinase 4 yields the protein MAERPSNLFAAGSSRPRNPPSELNLGSFNGRQPPSFSSTSSGSASSNLSTSSASSSSSHNLVQRFCAPPAPAPAPVVAPVAPPVATTNNQERTRERIKQQACGKLLIDEECYHFTSDDLTDLGEIGRGAFGTVNKMIFKAGKVMAVKRIRSTVDEKEQKQLLMDLEVVMNSNECPYIVQFYGALFKEGDCWICMELMDTSLDKFYKYIYERKQQRIPESILAKITVATVQALNYLKEELSIIHRDVKPSNILLHRRGDIKLCDFGICGKLVDSIAETKDAGCRPYMAPERIDPERAKGYDVRSDVWSLGITLMEVATGLFPYPKWDSVFEQLYQVVKGDPPRLQTSYNGMEFSQEFVDFVNTCLNKDERERPKYGPLLEMPFILRGQRSHTDVAVYVTDILEKMVKDGITEFTTNQPAES
- the LOC126751744 gene encoding uncharacterized protein LOC126751744, with amino-acid sequence MDWPTDKLLRLIELFKKNRCLWDPKDRNYKKSNVKDRAWNNISDELGRSAIETKKKMESLLASYRRERKKYELALSGSHADKEYISKWFAFNAMSFMADRSFDRRPIHDIHHDPLDEILQQDGSHSQDSYEINSKRIRPNEKESPRRSVTFDVTHPAMTKEKESTNSYCINRNAAEFKRRDSSDIFGEYISTKHRKYSDHVKNVIEHQIAQILFDADMGLYNTGTTTTVTISARSPIVETDTGGTSEIIYEK
- the LOC126751735 gene encoding uncharacterized protein LOC126751735 isoform X1; translated protein: MKCSVMGCSSDYMKNPLKKPFYGFPTDAAVAHKWVLFCQQPKEFNYRGKYICRDHFKDDDFLNIAQFKMGFALRLKIKRDAVPTIRRISTGPTIRELRIQRRNQKQIVNDLLRKYNQEQKVKIKLAASEFDEICSSQSTKGSAPVVNNINGKKDTGEQIELIANGFDEISTQATKDSAPVTNKEDPVEQIEINANGYDEISIQATKDLGLVTDNTSLLYFTVSNDKEDTISEDYIHNEVQFEEVMMGNKRDYPVNVFEEVDELREQITLLRKDNICQRRINKGLCKKLEKWKRLNIEKDIRYANRISRVNVRLKNKTQECKNLEEKLNSIFTSGQINKMKNLKLNYQWDEEDIAKSLILYRSSGKTYKLLYDNGFPMPSVRTLQRWMWRHKIDPKKDENDAENITATEKVIDMVERENIIDPLNLIETENLIETENIIETENLIETEHLIETENIIETENLIETENLIETENLIETENFIETENIIESESVIAPENIIDPENVILETHMNDIDQTFAEYAITIEIV
- the LOC126751735 gene encoding uncharacterized protein LOC126751735 isoform X2 gives rise to the protein MKCSVMGCSSDYMKNPLKKPFYGFPTDAAVAHKWVLFCQQPKEFNYRGFALRLKIKRDAVPTIRRISTGPTIRELRIQRRNQKQIVNDLLRKYNQEQKVKIKLAASEFDEICSSQSTKGSAPVVNNINGKKDTGEQIELIANGFDEISTQATKDSAPVTNKEDPVEQIEINANGYDEISIQATKDLGLVTDNTSLLYFTVSNDKEDTISEDYIHNEVQFEEVMMGNKRDYPVNVFEEVDELREQITLLRKDNICQRRINKGLCKKLEKWKRLNIEKDIRYANRISRVNVRLKNKTQECKNLEEKLNSIFTSGQINKMKNLKLNYQWDEEDIAKSLILYRSSGKTYKLLYDNGFPMPSVRTLQRWMWRHKIDPKKDENDAENITATEKVIDMVERENIIDPLNLIETENLIETENIIETENLIETEHLIETENIIETENLIETENLIETENLIETENFIETENIIESESVIAPENIIDPENVILETHMNDIDQTFAEYAITIEIV